A section of the Bryobacteraceae bacterium genome encodes:
- the hypF gene encoding carbamoyltransferase, with the protein MRIRIRITGAVQGVGFRPHVYRLAERHGVAGFVLNSAQGVLVEAEGGQSRVDAFVEELRARPPRLAVVASFETTQLPDRGERGFRVEASAEEGEPEAFLLPDLALCEDCRREIFDPHNRRYRYPFTTCTHCGPRYSITASLPYDRPRTTMADFPMCAACEAEYHDPADRRFHAQTNCCPRCGPWLELWSREGRTLALRDEALRLAAEAVREGRILALKGIGGFHLICDARNREAIVELRRRKHRPTKPFAVMVPGHPHPLLHTPASPIVLVENTFHLPEEIAPANPLLGLMIPYSPLHALLMAELGFPVVATSGNLTDDPICYDEREALVRLGRVADLFLVHNRRILRPVDDSVVREIAGEPVLLRRARGYAPLPFVAPRPLPELFATGGHMKNTVAFSRGRRVFLSQHLGDLSTPAALDGHRRSTHDFRRIYDVRPAAAACDLHPDYGSTATAHELGVPVVPVQHHVAHLFSAVLEHGLEPPVFAASWDGTGAGVDGMVWGGEYLVWEGERVRRIGHLRPFRLPGGEQAVREPRRALLGVAWEMGRPELARPHFSSEEWRVLERMLERGLNSPWTTSAGRLFDAAAALLGLCARSSFEGEAAMRVEFAARGGAPEAAAEMEQDWAPLFETLADDFVPVARRAAMFHATLASAVENAARRARVEQVVLTGGCFQNALLAELAAERLRRAGFRVFLHRALPPNDGGLAAGQLLAAGWEVKLDVPGDPWRNC; encoded by the coding sequence GTGCGAATTCGGATCCGCATCACCGGTGCGGTGCAGGGCGTCGGCTTCCGCCCGCACGTCTATCGCCTGGCGGAACGGCATGGCGTGGCCGGATTCGTGCTGAACTCGGCACAGGGCGTGCTGGTAGAGGCCGAGGGCGGCCAGAGCCGGGTGGACGCCTTTGTCGAGGAGCTCCGCGCCCGCCCGCCGCGGCTGGCAGTGGTGGCGAGCTTCGAGACAACGCAGCTGCCTGACCGGGGAGAGCGCGGATTCCGTGTGGAGGCCAGCGCCGAAGAGGGTGAACCGGAGGCGTTCCTGCTGCCGGACCTGGCCCTGTGCGAAGACTGCCGCCGGGAGATCTTCGACCCCCACAACCGCCGCTACCGCTACCCGTTCACCACCTGCACGCACTGCGGGCCGCGATACTCGATCACCGCTTCCCTGCCCTACGACCGTCCGCGCACGACGATGGCGGACTTTCCCATGTGCGCCGCCTGCGAGGCCGAATACCATGACCCCGCCGACCGCCGCTTCCACGCGCAGACCAACTGTTGCCCCCGGTGCGGTCCGTGGCTGGAGCTCTGGTCGCGCGAGGGCCGTACGCTGGCCCTCCGGGACGAAGCGCTTCGCCTGGCCGCGGAGGCTGTGCGCGAAGGGCGAATCCTGGCGCTCAAGGGCATCGGCGGTTTTCACCTGATCTGCGACGCGCGCAACCGTGAGGCAATTGTTGAACTGCGCCGCCGCAAGCATCGGCCGACAAAGCCTTTTGCAGTGATGGTCCCCGGCCATCCGCACCCTTTGCTGCACACGCCCGCCTCGCCCATCGTGCTGGTGGAGAACACGTTTCATCTGCCAGAGGAGATTGCGCCCGCCAACCCGCTGCTTGGCCTGATGATTCCCTATTCGCCGCTGCATGCGCTGCTGATGGCGGAGCTGGGGTTTCCGGTGGTGGCGACCAGCGGTAACCTCACCGATGACCCGATCTGTTACGACGAGCGCGAAGCGCTGGTGCGGCTGGGCCGCGTGGCGGATCTGTTCCTGGTGCACAACCGGCGGATCCTTCGCCCGGTGGATGACAGCGTGGTGCGCGAGATCGCCGGCGAGCCGGTGCTGCTGCGCCGCGCCCGGGGCTACGCGCCGCTGCCGTTTGTGGCGCCGAGGCCGCTGCCGGAACTGTTTGCCACCGGGGGGCACATGAAGAACACGGTGGCGTTTTCGCGCGGGCGGCGCGTCTTCCTCTCCCAGCACCTCGGCGACCTTTCCACGCCGGCGGCGCTCGACGGCCACCGCCGTTCCACCCACGATTTCCGGCGCATTTACGATGTCCGCCCGGCGGCGGCCGCCTGCGACCTCCATCCGGACTACGGCTCCACCGCCACCGCGCACGAGCTGGGCGTGCCGGTCGTGCCGGTGCAGCACCACGTGGCGCATCTGTTCAGCGCCGTGCTGGAGCATGGACTGGAGCCGCCCGTCTTCGCTGCCTCGTGGGACGGCACCGGCGCCGGCGTGGACGGCATGGTGTGGGGCGGCGAGTATCTCGTCTGGGAGGGGGAGCGCGTGCGGCGCATCGGACACCTGCGGCCGTTCCGGCTGCCCGGCGGAGAGCAGGCGGTGCGGGAGCCGCGGCGGGCGCTGCTCGGCGTCGCCTGGGAGATGGGCCGGCCCGAACTGGCCCGGCCGCATTTCTCATCAGAAGAATGGCGCGTGCTCGAAAGGATGCTGGAGCGCGGGCTGAACAGTCCGTGGACCACCAGCGCCGGGCGGCTGTTTGACGCCGCCGCCGCGCTGCTCGGCCTCTGCGCGCGCTCTTCCTTTGAGGGCGAAGCCGCAATGCGGGTGGAGTTCGCCGCGCGCGGCGGCGCGCCGGAGGCGGCGGCCGAGATGGAACAGGACTGGGCCCCTTTGTTTGAAACGCTGGCAGATGATTTTGTTCCGGTGGCGCGGCGGGCGGCGATGTTCCACGCAACGCTGGCTTCGGCCGTGGAGAACGCCGCCCGGAGGGCC